Proteins from a genomic interval of Aspergillus flavus chromosome 7, complete sequence:
- a CDS encoding polyketide synthase module yields MAMTPQTSDSSLSMGSVRPVQEPIAVVSMACRLPGHSDSPQKLWEFLMKGGVAGTDVPKSRFNIDAFYDGSDRPKTMRSPGAMFMESVDPAKFDASFFNISAQEATAMDPQQRIILEVIYEALENAGLTLESLAGQRYGCFVGGHPGDYWDVFARDPDSRPVNAGIGGSGTMLSNRVSHFLGITGPSMSLDTACSSSLVALDMACKFLQTGEINGAVIAASNLVLHPEYGCDTGPIRNTHSPTGRCHTFDAKADGYIKAEGINAVILKRLDDAIRDGDPIRAVIRGTANNHSGRTPGIASPSADAQAAAVRTAYENANITDFSLTSYLECHGTGTLAGDPVEVAGVSSVFAPSRTLDRPLHIGSIKSNIGHSETAAGLSGLIKAIMILETGLIPGNPTFETPNPKIDFSASKVKVSQSVVPFPTDVPFRRVGVNNFGFGGSNSHAILEEPRVVHLDYCPAHRSSYTSRSPDSIKEEPAKQPYILCFSANHKDSLKHYIERFSQHCTSPGVHLNVRDVAYTLGVRRSKHFHRGYLITDNLKHLDPTKVVYGKKSVNAVKVGFVFTGQGAQWPQMGFELLTSFPVARRCVERLETVLQRLPNKPTWSLYEELTKACSPDHVRAPELSQPLVTALQIAIIELFRSWGISPTSVVGHSSGEIAAAYAAGYLSDAEAIVVAYHRGMASQQGQLNDTLPLGMLAVGLGAEQVTPYIDGLEGVEIACYNSPASVTLSGLSSVLEQVKDRLTEGGVFARMLQVELAYHSTHMEAIGEIYESLLNRDLPAIAREFPLPGDVTMFSSVTGSRQEACPDIEYWKRNMTSPVRFEDAARAMLCGNSSVTLLVEIGPHGALKGPITQVQRALEGAPSKVSYLSALNRGSDSIHNTLAVAGQLFLAGAPVDLERVITDSQATRPMVIVDLPNYCWEHSTSYWFETQSSKDWRFRPFVHHDLLGSKILGTSWLHPTFKKTMDLSHLPWLRDHRIGTDVVFPASGYIAMAVEAMYQTSCMRKPTRPFPLPNELGYQLRNIRFNAALVLEEDVDSEIYLTMNPFPGGNENWSEFSISSHRDGAITHHATGLIRLQEPVIDPADETDIAPFEHASPGHLWTKACAELGYHYGPAFHLLEKVESRAGQRRARALITLADPPSAHDPQSLYPVHPAALDGVLRAVVPAAIAGDRSRMAETLIPAMVDDLIINPTHRPHAGIAVASSYYSGRGREDTEKSYLGSTSVYDPTSGALLIRMTGLSSHRIDLGIDPISRHTLVHDVLKPDISMLNVEAVQQLGQVHTNMTPLLLQLMVHKKPALKVLELDLGTREPGSLWFESLETVEDLQCQYRYVARDATNLSGVESKYRDQANTSFQLLDPDCSHLGVGEQERFDLIILKAISPLPQRSASVVSAVKDLLSLDGYILAIDHTEAGLNAHSESSLVRLVENTTLGRVLSIPSERRAVFLCMPLITRDCPPPAAKQVHVVYMEEKTILPPIAERSLTEGGWQITQHQYLTANVPAGALVLLTDELYSPLLTHITEEQWLCLRHLITSGCKLVWVTRGGQLSASEPDSALAAGLLRSIRSEDPAATLITLDIQSQDGAAALACLPLVLEQLQMREAGLGTENEYVEQDGVLHIHRVLPYRPLSHDIQSWKEGFVETPLSTDGSITRLVAEDIGTLEGLRFVQAPDDTLPENHVEIEIQAAGLNFKDVAVTMGIVPENEHLLGLEGSGIIRRVGSSIDDKSIVGTSVVFMEKGAFANRIQVPLDFTHPIPKTMSFSEAATIPVAFCTAFYSLFDMADLQPGQSVLIHSASGGVGIACIQLAQYVGAEIYVTVGSDAKRRFLHDTYKIPYERMFSSRCSKFAAGIMKATNGEGVDVIVNSITGDLLDATWRLCAAGGILVELGKRDMVERNTLSMEPFDRGCSFRAVDLSHPKLLKKLPSILRRVFSLASNGHIRPIDPITTFPITQAAEAFSFMRSGKHIGKVVIRGMAATERLTAAVRPLRQDITFNAGSAYLIVGGLKGLCGSLALHLAQRGARHLVVMSRSGCADRRSQAVISNCESLGCHIHVCRGDVSRILDVRQAFKQAPVPIKGVIQGVMLLRDRPYELMTIKEFHESIEGKVQGTWNLHNVSIERRSELDFFLLLSSISSVVGTPGQANYAAANSFLDSFAAHRRSMGLAAQTINLGVVEDVGVVAESDDLSQRLEASRDLIGIPERVLHRIVDYSLRQQFLQSTCRPDSGSSEFPTRLITGLAVPQDPTQSGLRFNPLFRGLFVGNSSSHANAGKPTDELAAALQSFHAMIRAGVGAEELQEPCLSILATRLARMLRYNENQQIEPGQPLSVYGLDSLSMVELRNWIKAQMGATVTTFDVLNANSLIMLAQRVVNKLRRE; encoded by the exons ATGGCTATGACACCACAAACATCGGACTCCTCTCTATCGATGGGGTCCGTTCGACCCGTCCAGGAGCCAATCGCAGTGGTCAGCATGGCATGTCGCTTGCCCGGACACAGTGACTCTCCTCAGAAACTATGGGAATTCCTGATGAAAGGGGGTGTGGCAGGCACTGATGTTCCCAAATCACGATTCAACATCGACGCCTTCTATGATGGGTCTGATAGGCCTAAAACAATGCGCTCTCCTGGCGCCATGTTTATGGAATCCGTTGACCCGGCGAAGTTCGATGCGTCATTCTTTAACATTTCAGCGCAGGAGGCAACGGCCATGGACCCGCAACAACGAATCATCTTAGAGGTCATCTATGAAGCGTTAGAGAATGCCGGACTTACATTGGAGTCGCTAGCGGGCCAAAGATATGGTTGCTTCGTCGGAGGTCACCCTGGAG ACTACTGGGACGTATTCGCACGGGATCCAGACTCTAGACCGGTGAATGCGGGCATTGGTGGCTCCGGAACGATGCTGAGTAACCGCGTGAGTCACTTCCTGGGTATTACAGGTCCTAG CATGTCCCTTGATACCGCATGCTCCAGCTCGTTGGTGGCACTGGACATGGCATGTAAATTCCTTCAAACTGGAGAGATTAACGGGGCCGTCATCGCGGCATCCAACCTGGTGCTGCA CCCGGAATATGGTTGTGACA CTGGACCGATCAGAAACACCCACTCGCCAACAGGACGCTGTCACACATTCGACGCCAAAGCAGACGGGTACATCAAGGCAGAAGGAATCAACGCTGTGATATTGAAACGACTTGACGATGCCATACGGGACGGGGACCCCATCCGTGCAGTCATTCGAGGTACGGCCAATAACCACAGCGGTCGTACGCCTGGTATTGCGTCGCCCAGCGCCGATGCCCAGGCTGCTGCCGTACGCACCGCATATGAGAATGCCAACATCACCGACTTTTCGCTCACGTCGTATCTGGAATGCCATGGAACCGGCACCTTAGCTGGAGACCCGGTTGAGGTGGCTGGCGTCTCCTCGGTCTTCGCACCTTCACGGACGCTTGATAGACCACTGCACATTGGATCA ATCAAAAGTAACATAGGGCATTCGGAGACGGCGGCGGGTTTGTCCGGCTTGATCAAAGCCATCATGATCTTGGAAACAGGGCTCATTCCAGGCAATCCGACTTTTGAGACGCCTAATCCCAAGA TTGACTTCAGCGCGTCGAAGGTAAAGGTTAGTCAAAGTGTCGTCCCTTTCCCAACCGATGTCCCGTTCCGACGCGTAGGAGTGAACAATTTTGGATTTGGTGGCAGCAACTCTCACGCAATCTTGGAAGAGCCCAGGGTTGTTCACTTGGATTACTGTCCAGCACACAGATCGTCCTACACATCTCGTAGTCCGGACTCTATAAAGGAAGAGCCCGCCAAGCAACCATATATTCTGTGCTTCTCAGCAAACCATAAGGACTCTCTCAAACATTATATTGAGAGATTTTCTCAGCATTGCACCAGCCCAGGCGTACATCTCAATGTCCGCGATGTGGCCTACACACTCGGCGTGCGCAGAAGCAAACACTTCCACCGAGGCTACCTCATCACCGACAACCTGAAGCATCTCGACCCGACAAAAGTGGTTTACGGTAAGAAAAGTGTCAACGCCGTGAAGGTGGGCTTTGTCTTTACCGGCCAAGGCGCACAATGGCCTCAGATGGGCTTCGAGCTACTGACATCATTTCCTGTGGCAAGGAGGTGTGTGGAGAGACTGGAAACTGTCTTGCAACGTCTACCCAACAAGCCGACATGGTCATTATACGAGGAATTGACCAAGGCATGTAGCCCTGATCATGTCCGAGCTCCGGAGCTAAGTCAACCACTGGTCACTGCATTACAGATAGCAATAATCGAGCTCTTCCGAAGTTGGGGAATCTCGCCCACCAGTGTTGTTGGTCATTCCTCGGGCGAGATTGCGGCGGCATATGCGGCTGGCTACCTGAGCGATGCCGAGGCGATCGTTGTCGCATACCATCGTGGCATGGCTTCTCAGCAGGGGCAACTAAACGATACCCTACCTCTTGGGATGCTTGCGGTCGGATTAGGTGCAGAGCAAGTCACACCTTACATTGATGGGTTGGAAGGGGTTGAAATTGCATGCTACAATAGCCCTGCAAGCGTGACATTATCTGGGCTTTCCTCAGTGCTCGAGCAAGTGAAAGACAGACTCACGGAGGGTGGTGTCTTCGCTCGAATGCTGCAGGTAGAACTTGCATACCATTCCACACATATGGAGGCGATTGGTGAAATATATGAGAGTCTGCTGAACCGTGACCTCCCAGCAATCGCGCGGGAATTCCCACTACCAGGCGACGTCACAATGTTTTCCTCGGTCACAGGATCCCGGCAAGAGGCGTGTCCGGACATTGAATACTGGAAGAGGAACATGACCTCTCCGGTTCGCTTCGAGGATGCGGCTCGTGCTATGTTGTGTGGAAACTCCTCGGTGACGTTGTTGGTTGAAATTGGGCCTCATGGTGCGCTTAAGGGGCCCATCACACAGGTCCAAAGGGCCCTCGAGGGGGCACCATCCAAGGTCTCTTATCTTTCGGCATTGAATCGAGGGTCTGATTCAATTCATAACACACTTGCAGTCGCTGGTCAACTCTTTCTGGCGGGGGCACCAGTCGATCTTGAGAGGGTTATCACAGACAGTCAAGCAACCCGACCCATGGTGATCGTGGACCTGCCGAACTACTGCTGGGAGCATTCCACCTCGTACTGGTTCGAGACACAATCCAGCAAGGACTGGAGATTTCGACCTTTTGTGCACCATGACCTGCTGGGAAGCAAAATTCTTGGCACATCGTGGCTCCATCCAACATTTAAGAAAACCATGGATCTCAGTCATCTCCCGTGGTTACGGGATCACCGAATCGGGACGGACGTCGTCTTCCCTGCATCCGGATATATCGCAATGGCAGTCGAGGCAATGTACCAGACAAGCTGCATGCGTAAACCAACCCGCCCATTTCCTCTTCCCAACGAACTAGGCTACCAATTGCGCAATATCCGATTCAATGCAGCGCTTGTTTTGGAAGAAGACGTGGACAGCGAGATCTATCTTACAATGAACCCATTCCCAGGAGGAAATGAGAACTGGTCTGAGTTCTCTATATCATCTCACAGAGATGGTGCCATTACGCATCATGCAACTGGATTAATCCGCCTCCAGGAGCCCGTCATTGACCCGGCCGATGAGACAGATATTGCCCCATTCGAGCATGCCTCTCCCGGCCATTTATGGACAAAGGCCTGCGCTGAGCTGGGATATCACTATGGTCCTGCATTCCATCTGTTGGAGAAGGTGGAATCGCGTGCTGGGCAGCGACGGGCGCGCGCATTGATCACACTAGCCGACCCTCCCTCAGCTCATGATCCTCAGTCTTTGTATCCTGTTCATCCTGCTGCGCTTGACGGTGTATTGCGAGCCGTGGTACCTGCAGCTATCGCTGGAGACCGCAGCAGAATGGCTGAGACTTTGATCCCTGCTATGGTCGATGACTTGATTATTAACCCCACCCATCGACCACATGCGGGCATAGCGGTCGCTTCTAGCTATTACTCTGGGCGTGGGAGAGAAGATACAGAGAAGAGTTATCTAGGAAGCACATCTGTATATGATCCAACCAGTGGTGCTTTACTGATCCGAATGACCGGATTATCGAGCCATAGGATTGATTTAGGGATTGATCCCATCTCTCGGCATACCCTCGTCCACGACGTCCTGAAGCCGGATATTTCCATGTTGAACGTGGAGGCTGTTCAGCAACTTGGACAAGTCCACACGAATATGACTCCATTGCTGCTTCAATTAATGGTCCATAAGAAGCCTGCCCTGAAGgtgcttgagcttgattTGGGAACCCGTGAACCGGGTAGCCTGTGGTTTGAATCTCTGGAAACAGTTGAGGATTTACAGTGTCAATACCGTTATGTAGCCCGCGATGCCACAAATCTTTCTGGCGTGGAGTCGAAGTACCGCGATCAAGCAAACACCTCCTTCCAGCTTCTAGATCCCGATTGCAGTCACTTGGGTGTTGGGGAACAAGAACGATTTGACTTGATAATATTGAAGGCCATCTCGCCTTTGCCTCAAAGGTCAGCCTCCGTTGTGAGTGCTGTGAAAGACCTGCTCTCGCTTGATGGATATATACTCGCAATCGATCACACAGAGGCGGGTCTTAATGCTCACTCAGAATCGTCTTTGGTTCGCCTGGTTGAGAATACGACATTGGGAAGGGTGCTCTCCATTCCATCTGAGCGACGGGCAGTCTTCCTGTGTATGCCACTGATAACCAGAGACTGCCCTCCTCCGGCAGCCAAGCAGGTGCATGTCGTCTATATGGAGGAGAAGACCATCTTGCCGCCTATAGCCGAACGGTCGTTGACAGAAGGAGGGTGGCAAATCACTCAACATCAATATTTGACAGCAAATGTCCCCGCTGGTGCTCTAGTCCTCTTAACTGATGAGCTATACTCACCCCTTCTCACACACATTACTGAGGAACAATGGTTGTGCCTTCGCCACCTCATTACAAGCGGCTGTAAGCTTGTCTGGGTCACTCGCGGCGGCCAACTCTCTGCATCTGAGCCGGACAGTGCCCTAGCTGCTGGGCTTCTCCGCTCAATCCGATCCGAGGATCCCGCGGCCACACTAATCACATTGGATATACAAAGTCAAGATGGGGCTGCGGCACTGGCCTGTCTTCCTCTCGTTTTGGAGCAGCTCCAGATGCGCGAAGCTGGCTTAGGGACCGAAAATGAATATGTAGAGCAGGATGGTGTTCTACACATCCATCGAGTCCTACCCTACCGTCCTCTGAGTCATGATATTCAATCATGGAAGGAGGGATTTGTGGAGACACCACTGTCCACCGATGGTTCCATCACGCGTCTAGTAGCCGAGGATATCGGTACTCTAGAGGGCCTACGCTTCGTCCAAGCTCCAGATGACACCCTCCCCGAAAATCATGTTGAAATTGAGATTCAGGCCGCTGGCTTAAATTTCAAAGATGTTGCTGTTACAATGGGAATAGTACCCGAGAATGAGCACCTACTGGGCCTGGAAGGATCGGGGATCATTCGTCGTGTTGGATCCAGCATTGATGATAAATCTATTGTTGGGACTTCTGTCGTCTTCATGGAGAAAGGAGCCTTTGCCAACCGTATCCAGGTTCCTTTAGATTTCACACATCCGATCCCCAAGACGATGTCCTTCAGCGAGGCAGCTACAATTCCAGTCGCGTTCTGTACGGCATTCTACTCCCTGTTTGATATGGCAGATCTACAACCCGGACAGTCAGTCCTTATTCATTCTGCATCTGGGGGTGTTGGCATTGCCTGTATTCAATTGGCTCAATATGTCGGAGCTGAGATCTACGTGACCGTTGGTAGTGACGCAAAACGTCGCTTCCTACATGACACATATAAGATCCCGTACGAACGTATGTTCTCATCCAGATGTTCCAAGTTTGCAGCAGGGATCATGAAGGCCACCAATGGAGAGGGTGTCGATGTTATCGTCAACTCGATCACGGGCGACTTACTAGATGCAACATGGAGGCTCTGTGCCGCTGGAGGCATTCTGGTTGAGCtgggaaagagagatatgGTGGAGCGTAACACTCTATCCATGGAGCCTTTCGACCGGGGCTGCTCCTTCCGGGCTGTTGACCTTTCACATCCAAAGCTATTAAAGAAGCTGCCTAG tattctTCGCCGTGTCTTTAGCCTTGCAAGCAATGGTCACATCCGGCCGATTGATCCGATTACAACCTTCCCTATCACACAGGCCGCGGAGGCCTTTTCCTTCATGCGTAGTGGCAAACACATAGGGAAGGTTGTGATCCGAGGCATGGCTGCCACGGAAAGGCTAACAGCAGCGGTACGCCCTCTGCGCCAGGATATAACATTCAATGCCGGATCTGCCTATCTTATTGTAGGCGGGCTGAAAGGTCTGTGTGGTAGCTTAGCCTTGCACCTGGCTCAGCGAGGTGCCCGCCATCTGGTGGTGATGTCTCGTAGCGGATGTGCAGATCGTCGCTCACAAGCAGTCATTTCCAATTGTGAGTCCCTTGGATGCCATATCCATGTCTGCCGCGGTGATGTGTCGCGCATCCTCGACGTGCGACAGGCTTTTAAACAAGCTCCTGTTCCCATCAAGGGTGTCATACAGGGTGTGATGCTCCTACGCGACCGACCCTATGAGCTGATGACGATCAAGGAGTTTCACGAATCGATTGAGGGAAAGGTCCAAGGCACATGGAACCTGCACAATGTCTCCATCGAAAGGCGCTCTGAACTagacttcttcctcctcctttcgAGCATCTCCAGCGTGGTAGGGACCCCAGGACAAGCAAACTATGCGGCTGCGAACAGTTTCCTTGACTCTTTCGCCGCTCATCGACGATCAATGGGACTTGCCGCCCAGACGATTAACCTGGGTGTGGTGGAAGATGTTGGGGTTGTGGCAGAGTCGGATGACCTATCTCAGCGTCTTGAAGCATCCAGAGACTTGATCGGCATCCCTGAACGTGTGCTCCATCGTATCGTGGATTATTCACTCCGGCAGCAGTTTCTTCAGTCTACCTGCCGGCCAGATTCGGGGTCTTCGGAATTCCCAACCCGACTCATAACTGGACTCGCAGTGCCTCAAGACCCAACTCAATCTGGCCTCCGATTCAATCCTCTCTTCCGCGGACTCTTTGTCGGAAATTCGAGCTCCCATGCCAATGCAGGAAAACCTACCGACGAGCTCGCGGCCGCACTCCAATCGTTCCACGCCATGATTCGCGCTGGTGTAGGGGCCGAAGAGCTGCAGGAACCGTGTCTGAGCATCCTTGCCACTCGGCTGGCGCGGATGTTGCGCTATAATGAAAACCAACAGATTGAACCTGGGCAACCGCTATCCGTCTATGGGCTGGATTCTCTCTCCATGGTAGAACTGCGGAATTGGATCAAGGCTCAAATGGGGGCCACCGTGACGACATTCGATGTCCTCAACGCCAATAGTTTGATCATGTTGGCACAACGGGTGGTAAATAAGTTACGCCGTGAATAG